One region of Gemmatimonadales bacterium genomic DNA includes:
- a CDS encoding PadR family transcriptional regulator encodes MPPRPTSRNELLAGTMDLLILQTLTLGRMHGYAIARHIERCSEELLRVEQGSLYPALERLQRKGWVKSAWGTSPTGRDARYYTITASGRKRLGQKISAFDDLALAISRVLGRA; translated from the coding sequence ATGCCTCCTCGCCCGACTTCCCGGAACGAACTCCTTGCCGGCACGATGGACCTCCTCATCCTCCAGACGCTGACGCTCGGGCGGATGCATGGGTACGCCATCGCCCGGCACATCGAACGCTGCTCGGAGGAGCTGCTCCGCGTCGAGCAGGGGTCGCTGTACCCGGCCCTCGAGCGCCTGCAACGAAAGGGATGGGTCAAGTCGGCGTGGGGAACCTCGCCGACCGGTCGCGACGCCCGGTACTACACCATCACCGCATCCGGGCGGAAACGCCTCGGTCAGAAGATCTCTGCGTTCGATGACCTCGCGCTGGCGATTTCGCGCGTCCTCGGGCGCGCCTGA
- a CDS encoding ABC transporter permease, with amino-acid sequence MSLLDALRHRLRPLLRRHEFDREMDHEFRHHVGLQEQELTGTDDDPGARARAHFGSPAYYMEETRRMTPLRWLDPLAQDLRYGWRDLRRSPGFTLVAVLSLAIGIGANSAIFGLLYSLLLQPLPVSHPEQLVEIQHVGPDIPNDLFSYDEYRSLRQSAGFTGIGARAGTGSVPVVVGENRDYLDIDAVDGTFFSTVGVSPLHGRLITPDDENRRAAVVVISDKVWAALFNRAPAAIGGTITMHGNAFTVIGIVPESYQGLSSPEVFQAAVPMSALALVGGDPVETSGANSESLQVIGRIAGRRPAPGHGLTLLSIAHGIPSSKFDIPALFGRVLIELMGGAAIVLLAACANLGTLLLARGMARERDVAVRLSLGASRRRLVTQMLVESALLAIIGTLAGLVLADWALKLIAHRLPQEFSPIVSRFGLHINGQLLGFTAAISVASVLLFGVVPAWRATRTDLIAPLKEGSQLSRARRAGWLDRSLVVAQIVIALVLLNGAGLFVATLRNLRNVSGGFATTRSVSANLDARGTPYESSGLIAQADRLLARAALVPGVRSEAISALVPVYGGRRIGGAIDVEGYAPTPGESMAGWINPVTPGFFSTLGIPLRAGRDFSANDQGAGQQVAVVNEAFVHRYLRARNPIGAIVRSVGGTDTILREIVGVVGDARYLNLRQPAEAMIYVPLAQFGQIPQLGQIPKLDITVRTASDDRGVPAELRSAVLAETPDLRVDQPETMEATMNDALGRETSTAVLAALFGAVALILAAIGLYGVVSYRVARRVREIGVRMALGAAGGEVVWMVLREAVMLVLAGVIVGAPLAVGGSRAIGAELYGLAGESAFFIVGASVLLLCVAVAASAVPARRAAAVDPLVALRGE; translated from the coding sequence ATGTCCCTCCTCGACGCGCTCCGCCACCGCCTCCGTCCGCTCCTCCGGCGGCACGAGTTCGACCGTGAGATGGATCACGAGTTCCGTCATCATGTCGGCTTGCAGGAACAGGAACTCACCGGCACCGACGACGATCCTGGCGCGCGCGCACGCGCCCATTTCGGGAGCCCGGCCTATTACATGGAGGAGACTCGCAGGATGACCCCGCTCCGCTGGCTCGATCCGCTGGCGCAGGACCTGCGCTACGGCTGGCGCGATCTCCGCCGCTCGCCTGGCTTCACGCTCGTCGCCGTCCTGTCGCTCGCCATCGGGATCGGCGCCAACTCGGCGATTTTCGGACTGCTCTACTCACTGCTGCTGCAACCGCTTCCGGTGTCGCATCCGGAGCAATTGGTGGAGATCCAGCACGTCGGTCCCGACATCCCGAACGACCTCTTTTCGTACGACGAGTACCGATCGCTCCGGCAGAGCGCCGGATTCACCGGCATCGGCGCACGCGCCGGAACTGGCAGTGTTCCGGTCGTGGTGGGAGAGAACCGCGACTACCTCGACATCGATGCGGTCGACGGCACCTTCTTCTCGACGGTCGGCGTGTCACCGCTGCACGGACGCTTGATCACCCCCGACGACGAAAACCGTCGCGCCGCAGTGGTGGTGATCTCCGACAAGGTGTGGGCTGCGCTGTTCAATCGTGCCCCCGCCGCGATCGGCGGCACGATCACCATGCATGGCAATGCGTTCACCGTCATCGGCATCGTACCGGAGTCGTATCAGGGGCTGTCGAGTCCGGAAGTCTTCCAGGCGGCAGTGCCGATGAGCGCGCTCGCCCTGGTCGGTGGCGATCCGGTCGAGACGAGCGGCGCGAACTCGGAGTCGTTGCAGGTCATCGGCCGCATCGCCGGTCGCCGGCCCGCCCCCGGTCACGGACTCACACTGCTGAGCATCGCGCACGGCATTCCATCGTCGAAGTTCGACATCCCCGCCCTCTTCGGCCGCGTCCTCATCGAATTGATGGGCGGGGCCGCGATCGTGCTCCTCGCTGCCTGCGCCAATCTCGGTACCTTGCTTCTGGCACGCGGCATGGCGCGGGAACGGGATGTCGCCGTCCGCCTCTCGCTGGGAGCATCGCGCCGCCGCCTCGTCACGCAGATGCTGGTCGAGAGCGCGCTGCTCGCGATCATCGGCACACTCGCAGGCCTCGTGCTCGCCGACTGGGCGCTCAAACTGATTGCCCATCGTCTTCCGCAGGAGTTCTCGCCGATCGTTTCGCGCTTCGGACTGCACATCAACGGACAATTGCTCGGGTTTACCGCAGCGATCTCCGTTGCATCGGTATTGCTGTTCGGTGTGGTGCCGGCCTGGCGCGCAACGCGCACCGACCTCATCGCACCGCTCAAGGAGGGAAGTCAGCTTTCTCGCGCCCGTCGCGCCGGATGGCTCGATCGCAGCCTGGTCGTCGCACAGATCGTCATCGCGCTGGTCCTGCTCAACGGCGCCGGACTCTTCGTCGCGACGCTTCGCAACCTGCGCAACGTGAGCGGAGGATTCGCCACGACACGCAGCGTGAGCGCCAACCTCGACGCCCGCGGCACTCCGTACGAGAGCTCGGGACTGATCGCCCAGGCCGATCGACTCCTGGCGCGCGCAGCGCTGGTTCCCGGCGTGCGATCGGAGGCGATCTCGGCGCTGGTCCCCGTGTACGGCGGCCGCCGGATCGGCGGCGCGATCGACGTCGAAGGGTATGCCCCGACGCCCGGTGAAAGCATGGCGGGGTGGATCAACCCGGTGACTCCCGGATTCTTCAGCACCCTGGGCATTCCGCTTCGCGCCGGACGCGATTTCTCGGCGAACGATCAGGGCGCGGGCCAGCAGGTAGCAGTCGTCAACGAGGCATTTGTCCATCGTTACCTCCGCGCACGCAATCCGATCGGCGCGATCGTCCGATCGGTGGGCGGGACCGACACCATTCTCAGGGAGATCGTCGGCGTGGTCGGTGATGCGCGCTATCTCAACCTGCGCCAACCAGCAGAGGCGATGATCTATGTGCCGCTCGCCCAGTTCGGCCAGATCCCGCAGCTGGGGCAGATTCCGAAGCTCGACATCACGGTGCGGACGGCCTCCGACGACCGCGGCGTACCGGCGGAACTCCGCAGCGCCGTGCTGGCCGAGACTCCCGATCTTCGCGTCGATCAGCCCGAGACGATGGAAGCAACGATGAACGACGCGCTCGGCCGCGAGACGTCGACCGCGGTACTGGCGGCGCTCTTCGGGGCCGTGGCGCTGATACTCGCCGCAATCGGCCTGTACGGCGTCGTGTCATACCGCGTGGCACGGCGCGTCCGGGAGATCGGCGTACGGATGGCGCTCGGCGCAGCGGGAGGGGAGGTCGTCTGGATGGTACTGCGGGAGGCGGTGATGCTGGTGCTGGCCGGCGTCATCGTCGGCGCACCGCTCGCCGTTGGCGGCAGTCGAGCGATTGGCGCGGAACTCTACGGACTTGCCGGCGAGAGCGCGTTCTTCATCGTCGGCGCCAGCGTGCTTCTCCTCTGCGTAGCTGTCGCTGCGAGCGCCGTCCCGGCGCGCCGAGCGGCGGCGGTCGATCCACTAGTCGCGCTGAGGGGAGAGTAG
- a CDS encoding prolyl oligopeptidase family serine peptidase, producing the protein MRCRSLTLAVAVATFCATHHAAAQATPDTSSDPFLWLEDQHGARSMAWVNAENAKTTAVLERDPHFAGFYRDALKIAEATDRIPSANFIGGALYNFWQDSAHVRGLWRRTTLESYRTPHPQWTTVLDLDSLARVEHANWVWEGVNCALPVQRRCMISLSDGGEDAITAREFDLATRAFVANGFVLPHGKQNFDWLGTDTLLVSREWAKGDVTSSGYPFIVKAVARGEPLDKAAEIFRGTAKDGGYGVSPGVAWDGSGNRVEVIGRTVSTFETELYIVRNGKPSRLGIPLKAGFVALVDNQMVIQLSQPWTTGNGSIAAGSLVSIDAAAAASDPARLTPSVIFQPGPRESVNGVTATKHHLIAAIYQNVRGRVFAFTHAAGKWTRQRLPFPDNLATDIGSADVRSDNAFVGVTGFLTPTSVWEVNAARGTASSLKTSPARFDASHDTVDQFEATSKDGTKVPYFVVHPKGMKLDGTNPTVLNAYGGFEISMTPYYSAGIGKLWLEHGGVFVLANIRGGGEFGPAWHEAGLTTHREVIYDDFAAVGRDLIARQITSTPHLGIMGGSNGGLLMGVEFTEHPDLWGAVDIQIPLLDMLRFEQIDAGESWVGEYGSVSNPVQRAFLASISPYQNLRRGVKYPTPLIWTTTKDDRVGPQHARKFAAKMASFGDPYFFYEVTEGGHGSGANLKEEAHTNALEYTYFASRLMR; encoded by the coding sequence GTGCGTTGTCGCTCGCTCACACTCGCTGTCGCCGTCGCGACGTTCTGCGCCACCCATCATGCCGCCGCACAGGCGACACCCGACACCTCGTCCGATCCGTTCCTCTGGCTCGAGGACCAGCACGGAGCCCGCTCGATGGCGTGGGTCAACGCCGAAAACGCCAAGACCACGGCGGTTCTCGAACGCGATCCGCATTTCGCCGGGTTCTATCGGGATGCGCTCAAGATCGCCGAGGCGACCGACCGGATTCCCTCCGCCAACTTCATCGGCGGCGCGCTCTACAACTTCTGGCAGGACAGCGCACATGTCCGCGGGCTCTGGCGGCGCACCACGCTCGAGAGTTACCGCACGCCGCATCCGCAATGGACCACCGTCCTGGATCTCGATTCCCTGGCGAGAGTGGAGCACGCCAACTGGGTCTGGGAGGGGGTCAACTGCGCGCTGCCGGTGCAGCGCCGCTGCATGATTTCGCTGTCGGACGGCGGTGAGGATGCGATCACCGCGCGCGAGTTCGACCTCGCGACGCGCGCCTTCGTTGCGAACGGATTCGTCCTGCCGCACGGCAAGCAGAATTTCGACTGGCTCGGCACCGACACGCTCCTCGTCTCGCGAGAGTGGGCGAAGGGCGACGTGACCTCGTCGGGATATCCCTTCATCGTGAAGGCAGTCGCTCGTGGGGAGCCGCTCGACAAGGCGGCCGAGATCTTCCGCGGAACGGCGAAGGATGGCGGCTACGGCGTGTCGCCGGGCGTTGCATGGGACGGGAGCGGCAATCGCGTCGAAGTGATCGGGCGCACGGTGAGCACCTTCGAGACCGAACTCTACATCGTGCGGAACGGCAAGCCATCGCGACTGGGGATTCCACTCAAGGCAGGGTTCGTCGCGCTGGTCGACAATCAGATGGTGATTCAATTGTCGCAGCCCTGGACCACCGGGAACGGGTCGATCGCCGCGGGATCACTGGTGTCGATTGATGCGGCAGCGGCCGCCAGCGATCCGGCGCGTCTCACGCCATCGGTGATCTTCCAGCCCGGGCCGCGCGAGTCGGTGAACGGCGTCACCGCGACGAAGCATCATTTGATCGCAGCGATCTACCAGAATGTTCGCGGACGCGTCTTTGCATTCACGCACGCAGCTGGGAAGTGGACCCGGCAGCGGCTCCCCTTCCCCGACAATCTCGCCACCGATATCGGCAGTGCCGACGTCCGGAGCGACAACGCGTTCGTCGGCGTCACCGGGTTCCTCACGCCGACAAGTGTCTGGGAAGTCAATGCAGCGCGCGGCACCGCATCGTCGCTCAAGACTTCGCCGGCGCGCTTCGACGCATCGCACGACACCGTCGATCAGTTCGAGGCGACCTCGAAGGACGGGACCAAGGTGCCGTACTTCGTGGTGCATCCGAAGGGGATGAAGCTCGACGGAACGAACCCGACGGTCCTCAACGCGTACGGCGGCTTCGAAATCTCGATGACACCATACTACTCGGCGGGGATCGGGAAGTTGTGGCTCGAACACGGCGGGGTCTTCGTGCTTGCGAATATCCGCGGCGGCGGCGAATTCGGCCCGGCGTGGCACGAAGCGGGGCTCACAACCCATCGTGAGGTGATCTACGACGATTTCGCGGCGGTGGGGCGCGATCTCATCGCCCGCCAGATCACCAGCACGCCGCACCTCGGCATCATGGGGGGATCGAATGGCGGATTGCTGATGGGAGTCGAGTTCACCGAGCACCCCGATCTCTGGGGCGCCGTCGACATCCAGATCCCGCTCCTCGACATGCTGCGATTCGAGCAGATCGACGCGGGGGAGTCGTGGGTCGGCGAATATGGCAGCGTGTCGAATCCGGTGCAGCGCGCCTTCCTGGCGTCGATCTCACCGTACCAGAATCTTCGCCGGGGCGTGAAGTATCCGACGCCGCTGATCTGGACCACGACCAAGGACGATCGCGTCGGGCCGCAGCACGCCCGCAAGTTCGCGGCGAAGATGGCCTCGTTCGGCGACCCGTACTTCTTCTACGAAGTGACCGAAGGCGGGCATGGATCTGGTGCGAACCTCAAGGAGGAGGCGCACACCAACGCGCTGGAGTACACCTATTTCGCCAGCCGATTGATGCGGTAG